The genomic region GTTGGTGTCCAAGACGACCTTCACCGACCGGCCCGAGCGGCTCGAACGATCCGAGCCACTTCGGCCTTGCGGACCTTGGCGCGCCGTGCCTGCTGGCGCGCTTGTCGCACGAGGCCATCGAAATCGGAGAGTGGCGGCGGGACAATGCTCTTGAGGATGACGACGTCACCATTGCCGACGACGACGAACTCCGCACCGGGCTTCAGGGCGAGCTGGCGGCGCACGGCCTCGGGGATGACGACTTGTCCCTTGGACGACAACCGGGTGGTCGCGACGGCCATGATGACTCCTCCGCTTACTGGTAAGACGATAGCACCCCCAAAGCACGGCCCGCAACCCGCTTGTCTGGCGCTGTGGAGCTCCCGTCCCCGCCGCTGCTCTCCGCGCCGCAGTAGAATCGCTCATGAGCGTTGTGTCTCACGGCGAGCCGAACCAGCCTTCTGGCGGCGTTGGCTCGATGGCCGCCCCTCCCGTCGGTGTTCCCATTGACGCCAATGGCAATCTCACCGCCGACGGCACCCGCAGCTTCGAGTGGGATGCCCGGAATCAGCTCGTCGCGGTCACCGTCGGCGCGCACCGGAGCGAATTCAGCTACGACGGGCTGCAGCGGCGCGTGCGCCAAGTCGAGAAAAGACAACGGCGTCACGACATCAGACGCGCGCGTGCTCTGGTGCGAAACGGCCATCTGCGAGGAGCGCGCGGCGGACGGCGTGACCGTCACGCGGCGGGCGTTCGGGCTGGGCGAACAGGTCGCTGGCGTCGCCCGCTTCTTTGCGGCGGATCATCTCGGCTCGGTTAGGGAGGTCACCGACACGGCCAGCACGCTGCTCGCGCGCTACGCCTTCGACCCGTGGGGGCGAAGCACGATGATGGCGGGGACGGATGTCACCATAGTCGGGTACACGGGGCACCAATGGCAGGCCACCGGCGGCCTGTGGCTGGCGCAGTTTCGCGGATATGACGCCGAGCCTGGACGCTGGGCGTCCGAGGATCCCTATCGGGACCATCAGGTCGCTGTACCTGAAGCTCCTCTGCCAGGAGCTTGGTTTGCTCCACTGGTCGATGGTGTGCTCAACGTTGACGGACCCGACTGGTCTTCGCTTGTCGAGTCTGCTGGTCCGATGCAGATCACGCCGGACGGTCCGAACCTGTACGGCTACGTGAGGAATCAACCGACTTCAAGAGGTGACGGATACCGCGGGCGCTCTGCTGGCCCGCTACGCCTTCGACCCCTGGGGACGGCGCACCGTCACGGCCGGGACCGATGTCACGACGGTCGGCTTCACCGGGCACCGCACGCACACCAGCTCGGGGCTCGCGCTGGCGCTGTACCGGGGCTGCGATGCGGGACTCGCAAGGTGGGTCGGTGAGGACCCGCTTGGGTACACGGCCGGGATTCACTTGGACGCATACGTCGACAACGCCCCTGTGCTCTCCGTGGATCCGCTTGGTCTGACGAAGGGCGGACGTCAGAACATTGGCGTGACTCACAAGGGACAGCAACTGACCACGCGATCGTTTGCAGAGACCGTGAAGCAGGCAGTCAGGGAGGTCGTCCGAGGGGGCATGGGAGGCAAGCACGTGAAGGCCTTGAAAGGGCTGCTCAGAGTGATCAAGCGCGGCGGGACGATGGGAGTCGCGTGTTTGCTGATGGACTGTGACGAATACACGGACGTGATGGACTGTCTGGTCAACCCGCAGCCGGACTGCTTCCCTACCTGGAAGCCACCGGTCTGCGAGATGTGACGTTCTGCGGCTCGCATCTCGGCTCAGGGGGGGCGAACGTGACATCTGACGGCATCAGCACCGCCGATTGGCAGCGTGTTCATTCGCTCGCCGTCGAAGTGGCGAACGCCGAAGAGGATTCGAGTAGAGAACGCGAAGCTCGAACCGCGTTGAAGAGCTTCCTGGCCGAGTTGAGAGGGCGCTACGGTGAGAAGCCTAGCATCCTGGCTACGGAAGCTGACTACGCAAGTGATCCGAACGAGTCGAGAGGGCTCTTGGTGCGAGCGTACGAACTTGCCACGGCGCTCTCCGATGTCTCGAGCCTCAAAGAGATCTCGCTCTCTCTGGCGGACCTTCACGTGACGGAGCTTCATGATCTAGATGAGGCCCGCCATTGGCTGGCCATATCCCGACAGTGGATCGACGCGACGAAGGAACTCGACTGGGACGAGTACTGCTCTAATGAGCGCTCCATCACGGCGGCATCGAAGTGACCTTTCGGCGAATCGTCCGTCCGGACTCACGAGGCCTCGAACGGGTCCTGCGGCTGGTCCACCGAGGATCACGCCGAGTCGTCGTCATGATCGACTGCCGCAGGGGCAACGCAGGGGGCAACACGGCGTCGGGAGCGGCGTTTGTCCGGTCGCTGATCGCGTCAGTGTGAGCGACCGGCGCAGACCCTGCCTGCGGCCGAACCTTGCGAGGAACACCGGGCCGGGAGGGGTGTTCGCCGGCCGCTGGAGCGGAGTCCGCCTCGCCTGATTGTGCCGACGGCCACCCGGTGGTGCCGTCGGTCGCTTGGTGGCAGCTCAGCGCGCAGGCACTTGTGGAGACCGGCGGCTGATCTTGGCTGCGGACCTGCCCGCCCGGGCGGTGCGCCGCTGCTTCGTCTTGACGAGGCGGATCTCCAGCCGATATCCCAAGGCATCCGCGTACCGTTGCAGAGTGGCGAGGGAGGGAGAGTGCTTCGCGTGGGCCGATTCCAGCCGGGCGATCGCCGACTGGGTGGTGCCCACCCGTGCCGCCACCTCGGCCTGGGTCAGCCCCGCCGCCGCCCGCGCCCGCAGGACCTCGTCGATGAACGCGAACTCGTCAGCGAGCTCGCGATACGCCTTCTTCACACCCGGGCGCGCAAAGGCGCGCGCGGCGAACTGCTTCAGCGGACTAGCCATCATGCACGTCCTTCATTCTTCGGCGAGCGGTCTCCAGTTCCCGGCGAGGCGCCTGGGGTGTCTTCTTGACGAATTGGTGCAGGACGACGATGCGCCGATCGACGACCGTGCAGTAGAACACCCGGGCAATCCCTTCCGCGGCCTTCAGTCGCAGCTCGAAGAGCCCGCCTCCCATGGCCCGGGTATGAGGCATGCCGAGATCTGGGCCGAAGCTCTCCATCCTCTCGGCGTACCGCAAGAACCGGGCGAGGAAGCCCACGGGCATGGCGAGGATCTCGTCTTCGGCCTTCCGGCTGTAGAACGTGACGGTCCAGGCCACGTTCGTAAGTATAGCATATACGCTATGGTTCCCTGCCGGAACCCGGCTCGTTCACAACGGCGATGACGGATCTGTCGGCCGTCGTCGCCCGCTGTCAAGCCCCGATACAGGGTGAGCGCGAGCCCGCTCGGGTACTCGCGGAGTCCCTCGGATAGTCACTACAGGGTGCGTGCGATTCAGCTGGTGGAGGGACACGTCGTCGCCGTGTTCCATGAGTTCTATGTCGACTGACGGCCCTTGAGCCTGTTGGGGGCTCGCCCGTCCGGACGGGCGAGGCCTCGACGTGGTCCCGCGGCTGGTCCCCCGAAGATCCCGCCGAGGCGTCGCTGAGCGACCACCGCAGGGGCAACACGACGTCGGGAGCTGCGTTGCCCCTGTCCCTGATCGCGGCCGAGTGATCGGCCGCTGCAGACCCTGCCGGCGCCGAACCTTGCCAAGAACACAGGGTCGGGAGCGACGTGCGTTGGTGGCTGCGGTGCGCGACAGTAATCCTCACGTCCGGTATTCCGCAGTGGTGTCGCTGGGACGAATGGGTGACCAACAAGTCCTTGAGGTGATCGAGGAACTGCAAGAGGACCGCGAGTCGTTCGTCGCCGATGCCGCGACCCGAGCGCTCAGCAATCTGCAGACGCGGTTGGGCGGAAAGCGTTCGCCGAGGACCTCGCAGGTGCTCCCACTTCTTCCGGCGAGTCGTACTGCAGCAGCCGGCGTTCGCCCTCGAGCGCGCGGATGGCCGTCACGTCCTGCGTCACCTCGAGGCAGCCGAGGTACTCTCCCGCCTCCGACCGCACCGCGAAGTATCGGATGTGAACGAAGCGCCCCCTGAAGTCGATCCAGAACTCGGCGACCTCCTGTCGGCCGTGCCTGAAGTCGTCGAGGATCCGATCGACGGTCGACACGCTGCGCGGAGGGTGGCAGTGCTGCACCTCGCGGCCGATGATGGCGCGGCTGCGGGCGAAGACGCGGTCAGGGCCTTCCGTGTAGAACGCCACGCGATCGTTGGCGTCGACGAACGTCAGGTCGACCGGCAGCGTGCGGAAGATCGCGGCGAGCTGCTCGAAGGTCGCATGGCCCGTCGAGAAGCGGATCTCCCGCCCCTCGGGGACGTCGATCGGCTCCACGGGCCCGGCCGTCTCCGGCGGCCGGTACCCGACACGTGGTTCGACGAGGCACCAGCCGTAGCGCGGCGACGAGTACCAGATCTCGCCCCACTCGTCGGCGGTCAGCGTGTCGAGCGCCATGGGCAGCAGGATCCGCTCCTCCTTCGCGATCATGTCCTCGACCGACCGCAGGGCTTCGTCGACGCGCACAGCGGCCACCGCGAGCGCGTCGGCGTCGGCCGGATCCAGCGAGGCGAGTGCGGCCGCCGCCGCCTTCACCCGGGTCCGCACCTCGTCGTCCTTGGCCCACATCACCTTCGAGGGGCCGGTGATGCCGTGCCGCTCGAGGCACGAGAAGAGCAGGTGCTCCTTTCGCTGGTAGTGTCTGTCCACGTCGAACAGCAGGTGGACCTGCGCGCGGCAGGCGTCGAGCCCGGCACGCGCGGCCGTCAGGTCGGGCGCCGCGGCCAGCTCGGCGAGATGCGTGCGCACCGCGGCGATCGTGTCGCCGAGCGCCTGGTTCTCGCGCCGGAACGTATCGACCGGGTGGCCCGGATCGACGCCACCCGGGACCGACCGGGTCATCGTGATGTCGCGCAGCACCTGCGCGTGCAGGTCGCACATCGACTGCACTTCGCGGACGGTCATGCCCTCGGCCATCAACTGCTGTTCCATCGCGGCAATCTCGGTGCTGTCGACCTCGCCGACGAGGCGGGCCAGCTGGCCGCGCACGGCCTCAGGGGGGGCGCCCCGGTGCAGGCGGAGGATGATGTTCTTCAACGTGTCGATGCGCCTGGCGCGGTTGTCGATCAGCTCGCTCATGGTCGGACTCCAGCGACCGGGGCATTCCGGTCCTGTCCGAGGCTACGGCGAGCCCCGCCGCGCCGCCATGATCGCCGTCATGTCGCCCGCCCGCGCGGCACGATCGCAGCAGGCCCGGTATACTCAGGCATGCGTCTCGTCGCGGTTCTGGCTCTGTGTTCGTTGGCCTGGCCCACGCTGGCTCCAGCGCAGGCGGCGCGTCCGGCCGCACAGCGGCGTCCCGCCACCCCGGCGACCAAGAAGGTGCCCGCCGAGGTGAAGTGCCCCGCGACGCTCGGCCGGGGCGTCGACAGCCAGCGCGTCTTCTGTGACGTGCTCACCGCGACCTCACCCGAGGACGCCGTGGCCGTCGTCGTGCCACCCCACCAGGGCACGGCCACGCTGACCTTCGACCTGCACAATCGCCACACGTACTCGGCCGAGGAAGAAGCCTCGGGCCGCGCCTACGCCAGGTATCTGGCCACGATCGCCGTCGTGACGCCGGCGGGTGAGGTGCTCGCCCGTGCGTCGATCATGAGTGACGTCCGTTCGGTCGACGATCTGCTCGATCGGGTCCCCGCCGACGACGCGCCGGCGGAGTTCAAGGCCGTCGCGCCGACCGGGCAGGAGTCCATCGTGGTCACCGTCCCCGCCGATGTGACCGAGGTGTACCTGATCGGCGAACGTCTGGTGGTCGAGCGGCTCTACGGCCGCGACGTCTTCACCGCACCCGGGCGCCCGGTGGCCATCGTGAGCGGCGTGGGCGTCGAGTACCGGCCGGCGCCCGTGCGGCGTGCGCCCACGAGGAAACGCTGACGCCGGTCGTGTCGGCGGTCGGCGGGTCGAGGGGACGGTGCGTTATGATGCTGGGCTATGCACGTGCGTGACGTTCTCGTCGTCGGCGCCGGGCCCGCGGGTCTGGCCACGGCCATTGCCGCCAAGCGGGCGGGCCTCTCGTATCTCGTGGTCGAGAAGGGCCTGCTCGTCAACACCGTGTTCCACTACCCTCGGAACATGGTGTTCTTCACGACGCCGGAGCTGCTCGAGGTCGGCGACCTGCCGATGGTGACCCCGTACGCGAAGCCGACGCGCGAGGAGGCCCTGAAGTACTACCGGCGCGTCGTCGACACCTACGCCCTGGAGATCGCCTTCGACGAGGAGGTGCTGCGCCTCATGCCCGAGGTCGACCCGAGCGGGGCGAGGGCCTTCGCGGTCGACACGCGGTCGGGGCGGGGCGTGCGCCGGCTCCTGCACGCCAGGTTCGTCGTGCTGGCGACCGGGGCCTTCGACGCGCCCAACCTCGTCGGCGTGCCGGGGGAGGACCTCCCGCACGTGTCGCACTACTTCCGCGAGGTGCACCCGTACTATCGCCAGCGCGTCGTGATCGTCGGGGGCGAGAACTCCGCCGCCGAGGCCGCCCTCGAGCTCTATCGCAACGGCGCGCAGGTCACCCTCGTGCATCGCCGGTCGACGCTCGGCAGCTCGATCAAGTACTGGGTGAGGCCAGACATCGAGAACCGCATCAAGGAGGGGTCGGTCGCCGCGTGGTTCGACACGCGGCTCGTCGAGATCAGGCCCACGGAGGTCGTGGTCGAACGGCACGGTGGGCATCAGGCGCTGCCGGCCGATGCCGTCCTGCTGATGACGGGATACCACTCCGACGAAGGCCTGTTCGATCGCACCGGCGTCGCCTACGACCCGACGAACTTCGCGCCCACGTTCGATCCGCAGACCTTCGAGACCAACGTCGAGGGCCTGTTCCTCGCCGGTGCGGTGCAGATGGGCCGGGACAGCGGCCAGATCTTCATCGAGAACGGCCGCTTCCATGGCGAGCAGGTCGTCCGCGTGATCGCCGAGCGGCTCGGCGTGACGAGCCCGGCGGCCGTCGGGCCGGTGTAACGGGCAAAGCGGCCCGTCGGCGTCGTGCTCGCGCGTCTGGTCGCCGCCTGAGGGCCCGAGCGCGGTCGCTGGCCGGTCGCCTCCGGCCGTCAGCCGTCTGCCCGATCGGGGTCAGTGGACCAAGTGCCGCTGGCTGGCGCGCGACGACAGCAGCTTCATCTCGAGCAACTCGACGAGCGATCGGCAGCGTGCCGCGAGGCCGTCCTGCTCGAGCAGCGCCTGTCGTTCGAGCGGGTCGAACTGCAGGTACTGCGAGAGCGCGTTGACCAGTTCCTCGTCGGACAGGTTGGGGGGCAGGCGGATCTCCTGGCCGTCGAGGCTCGGCAGGATCATGGCCTCGAGGCGGTGGCGATCCTCGGTCGGCAGCGTGCGAGCGGCTTCGTCCTGCCCGTCGGGCAGCGACTCGACCCGCGCGACCCGGTACGCGCGGCTGCGGTCTTCGT from Acidobacteriota bacterium harbors:
- a CDS encoding AbrB/MazE/SpoVT family DNA-binding domain-containing protein, with translation MAVATTRLSSKGQVVIPEAVRRQLALKPGAEFVVVGNGDVVILKSIVPPPLSDFDGLVRQARQQARRAKVRKAEVARIVRAARAGR
- a CDS encoding RHS repeat-associated core domain-containing protein, yielding MTDTAGALLARYAFDPWGRRTVTAGTDVTTVGFTGHRTHTSSGLALALYRGCDAGLARWVGEDPLGYTAGIHLDAYVDNAPVLSVDPLGLTKGGRQNIGVTHKGQQLTTRSFAETVKQAVREVVRGGMGGKHVKALKGLLRVIKRGGTMGVACLLMDCDEYTDVMDCLVNPQPDCFPTWKPPVCEM
- a CDS encoding helix-turn-helix domain-containing protein; the encoded protein is MMASPLKQFAARAFARPGVKKAYRELADEFAFIDEVLRARAAAGLTQAEVAARVGTTQSAIARLESAHAKHSPSLATLQRYADALGYRLEIRLVKTKQRRTARAGRSAAKISRRSPQVPAR
- a CDS encoding type II toxin-antitoxin system RelE/ParE family toxin, with the translated sequence MAWTVTFYSRKAEDEILAMPVGFLARFLRYAERMESFGPDLGMPHTRAMGGGLFELRLKAAEGIARVFYCTVVDRRIVVLHQFVKKTPQAPRRELETARRRMKDVHDG
- a CDS encoding DUF438 domain-containing protein, whose product is MSELIDNRARRIDTLKNIILRLHRGAPPEAVRGQLARLVGEVDSTEIAAMEQQLMAEGMTVREVQSMCDLHAQVLRDITMTRSVPGGVDPGHPVDTFRRENQALGDTIAAVRTHLAELAAAPDLTAARAGLDACRAQVHLLFDVDRHYQRKEHLLFSCLERHGITGPSKVMWAKDDEVRTRVKAAAAALASLDPADADALAVAAVRVDEALRSVEDMIAKEERILLPMALDTLTADEWGEIWYSSPRYGWCLVEPRVGYRPPETAGPVEPIDVPEGREIRFSTGHATFEQLAAIFRTLPVDLTFVDANDRVAFYTEGPDRVFARSRAIIGREVQHCHPPRSVSTVDRILDDFRHGRQEVAEFWIDFRGRFVHIRYFAVRSEAGEYLGCLEVTQDVTAIRALEGERRLLQYDSPEEVGAPARSSANAFRPTASADC
- a CDS encoding YpdA family putative bacillithiol disulfide reductase; translated protein: MRDVLVVGAGPAGLATAIAAKRAGLSYLVVEKGLLVNTVFHYPRNMVFFTTPELLEVGDLPMVTPYAKPTREEALKYYRRVVDTYALEIAFDEEVLRLMPEVDPSGARAFAVDTRSGRGVRRLLHARFVVLATGAFDAPNLVGVPGEDLPHVSHYFREVHPYYRQRVVIVGGENSAAEAALELYRNGAQVTLVHRRSTLGSSIKYWVRPDIENRIKEGSVAAWFDTRLVEIRPTEVVVERHGGHQALPADAVLLMTGYHSDEGLFDRTGVAYDPTNFAPTFDPQTFETNVEGLFLAGAVQMGRDSGQIFIENGRFHGEQVVRVIAERLGVTSPAAVGPV
- a CDS encoding LON peptidase substrate-binding domain-containing protein gives rise to the protein MLPPRIPIFPLPNAVLFPGVFLPLHIFEPRYREMVADALDGDRLIGMVLLCPDGGHDEEGVPTVYPVGCAGLITHVETLADGRYNIVLRGLTRFRILDEDRSRAYRVARVESLPDGQDEAARTLPTEDRHRLEAMILPSLDGQEIRLPPNLSDEELVNALSQYLQFDPLERQALLEQDGLAARCRSLVELLEMKLLSSRASQRHLVH